One segment of Brienomyrus brachyistius isolate T26 unplaced genomic scaffold, BBRACH_0.4 scaffold50, whole genome shotgun sequence DNA contains the following:
- the stat2 gene encoding signal transducer and activator of transcription 2: MSQWDSLQKLDTVYVNQLDQLYSHDKFPMDVRHYLASWIESQNWEGAILDPSLASILFQVLLEKLDNQHSRFTQERDCFVLQRNFRRFKQNFQYHYQEKPVELATIVSWLLIREREILDGAQLPQQVQVLQVQQSPVEMDSQHDIAQQMTKLKNRVQDMEHNVKLLEEQQDEFDFKYQTRMMEGSTSDEEQRQQRNILQLLLNRLNTGRKALITAMNEILQLAEQLLTMIVNGELAEWHRRQQRSCIGSREDMDLSYLESWFTMEAECLFQVRKFLKKMEELSGKVTYDNDPFKLKKPVLQRTADELLVVLLKSAFVVETQPSMPQGKGQLILRTNVQFSVKTRLLVKVPELNHVMKVTVSMDRDAPQVKGYRRFNVLGNSTKALNMIESSNGGMVADFRHLILKEKKNGGGGKGVHEISLSVTEELHTICFQTEFELHGLSVTLQTSSLPVVIISNSSQQQAAWASVLWFNMVSTDPSVRGHVENISFFNNPPPATWSQLADMLSWQFLAATDRGLDLDQLEMIAQKLLGQQLTYSNCQISWTRFSKENMPGTNFSFFIWFDGILVLVKNYLEELWKDGCIIGFVNKDKEKLLLGTKQPGTFLLRFSESAKDGGITFSWVEFFQDETPNVRTVQPFTKTDLSQIPFSEIICNFQFLEVLNIPENPLKFLYPNIPRDEAFGKYCKEKKGDENLYRKYRKTKLVFISQENILNGNLDLDSLHDPQGGFPDNGFCDVQMEERFGSDKELASDILKNDLFLGNRVHMDNGLGLGEEDIPLDNHFLNGIDEQMQLLDEPSAVVPDCFAHPIHGQL; the protein is encoded by the exons ATGAGTCAGTGGGACTCACTGCAGAAGCTCGATACGGTCTACGTGAACCAACTCGACCAACTTTACAGCCATGACAAGTTCCCCATGGACGTTCGCCATTACCTGGCCTCCTGGATAGAGAGTCAGAACTG ggaggggGCTATCCTTGATCCGTCCTTGGCTAGCATTCTTTTCCAAGTACTCTTGGAGAAGCTGGACAACCAGCACAGCCGATTCACGCAGGAGCGGGACTGCTTCGTCCTGCAGCGAAACTTTCGCCGCTTCAAACAGAACTTCCAg TATCACTATCAAGAGAAACCCGTCGAACTGGCTACGATCGTGTCGTGGTTACTGATCAGAGAGCGGGAGATCCTGGATGGCGCTCAGCTTCCGCAGCAG GTACAGGTTCTCCAGGTCCAGCAGAGCCCAGTAGAGATGGACAGCCAGCATGACATTGCCCAGCAGATGACCAAGCTGAAAAACCGAGTACAG GACATGGAGCACAATGTCAAGCTGCTGGAGGAGCAACAGGATGAATTTGACTTCAAGTATCAGACGCGGATGATGGAAG GCAGCACCAGTGATGAGGAGCAGAGGCAGCAGAGGAACATCTTGCAGCTCCTGCTGAATAGGCTGAATACTGGCAGGAAG GCCCTGATTACAGCCATGAATGAGATTCTGCAGTTGGCGGAGCAGCTGCTCACAATGATCGTCAATGGAGAGCTGGCAGAGTGGCATAGGAGACAGCAGAGGTCCTGCATCGGGTCCAGGGAGGACATGGATCTGAGCTACCTGGAGAGCTG GTTCACCATGGAGGCAGAGTGCCTCTTCCAGGTGAGGAAGTTCTTGAAAAAGATGGAAGAGCTTTCTGGAAAGGTGACGTATGACAACGATCCCTTCAAGCTAAAGAAGCCAGTGCTGCAGAGGACGGCGGACGAGCTGCTCGTAGTGCTGCTGAAGAG TGCCTTTGTGGTGGAGACACAGCCCTCCATGCCGCAGGGGAAGGGTCAGCTGATTCTACGCACCAATGTGCAGTTCTCTGTGAAAACTCG GCTCCTGGTCAAAGTCCCTGAGCTGAACCACGTAATGAAAGTGACAGTATCTATGGACAG GGATGCCCCCCAAGTGAAAgg GTATCGAAGGTTCAATGTGCTGGGAAACAGCACCAAGGCCCTGAACATGATTGAAAGCAGCAACgggggcatggtggctgacTTCAGGCATCTG ATATTGAAGGAGAAGAAAAATGGAGGTGGGGGCAAAGGAGTACATGAG ATCTCACTGAGCGTCACCGAGGAGCTGCACACCATCTGCTTCCAGACGGAGTTTGAGCTGCATGGGCTGTCCGTCACCCTGCAG ACGTCCTCGCTTCCCGTCGTGATCATCTCCAACTCCAGCCAGCAGCAGGCTGCCTGGGCCTCCGTGTTGTGGTTCAACATGGTGTCCACCGACCCCTCAGTGAGAGGCCACGTGGAG AATATCAGCTTTTTCAACAACCCCCCTCCTGCCACATGGTCCCAGCTGGCAGACATGCTGAGCTGGCAGTTTCTGGCCGCCACGGATCGCGGACTCGACCTCGACCAGCTGGAGATGATCGCGCAGAAATTGCTTG GCCAGCAGCTGACATACAGCAACTGTCAAATTTCCTGGACCAGGTTTTCGAAG GAGAACATGCCTGGTACCAACTTCTCTTTCTTCATATGGTTTGATGGGATCCTTGTCCTTGTGAAGAACTATCTGGAGGAACTCTGGAAAGACGG TTGCATTATAGGTTTTGTGAACAAAGACAAGGAGAAGTTGCTCCTCGGCACGAAGCAGCCAGGAACCTTCCTGCTGAGGTTCAGTGAGAGTGCCAAGGATGGAGGCATCACCTTCTCCTGGGTGGAGTTCTTCCAAGACG AGACCCCCAACGTCCGGACGGTGCAGCCATTCACTAAAACAGACCTTTCCCAGATCCCCTTCTCCGAAATCATTTGCAACTTCCAGTTCCTGGAGGTGTTAAACATTCCTGAAAACCCTCTGAAGTTCCTGTATCCCAACATCCCGAGAGATGAGGCATTCGGGAAATACTGCAAGGAGAAGAAAGGAG ATGAAAACCTCTACCGAAAATACAGGAAGACCAAGTTGGTGTTTATCTCTCAAGA GAACATCCTGAATGGTAATCTTGATTTGGATTCACTGCACGACCCTCAGGGTGGATTTCCTGACAACGGCTTTTGTGACGTACAGATGGAGGAGAGGTTTG GTTCAGATAAAGAGCTGGCCTCTGACATCCTCAAGAATGATCTTTTCTTGGGTAACAGAGTTCACATGGATAACGGCCTTGGTCTTGGCGAGGAAGACATACCCCTGGACAATCACTTCCTAAATGGTATCGATGAGCAGATGCAGCTGCTGGATGAGCCATCAGCAGTAGTGCCTGACTGCTTTGCGCATCCCATCCATGGACAGCTGTAA